A part of Gadus morhua chromosome 17, gadMor3.0, whole genome shotgun sequence genomic DNA contains:
- the LOC115529301 gene encoding protein NLRC3-like: MLCLMEMNQKGLVDKLLSGSAAVECQHKIKSNLKKKFRCVFEGIAKAGKRIDLNDFYTEIFITEGGSGEVNKEHEVRLIETASRKPVKEETPIRCEDIFKPLPGHVRPIRTIMTTGVAGIGKTVLTHKFTLGWAESKTNQDIHFTFLLTFRELNLLKGKEFSLVELLHHLFIQTKEAGICRFDRFQVVFILDGLDECRLPLDFQNNPIWTDVTKSNSVDVLLTNLIRGDLLPSARIWITTRPAAANQIPAECVDMVTEVRGFTDQQKEEYFRKRFKEETMASTIISHLEKGNLIFYEEDMAECDINIRAASVYSGVFTQIFKEEYGLYQDKVFCFVHLSIQEFLAALYVFLSFIDTGVNLLSEEPPTSRKDKLLFYQSAVDKALQSENGHLDLFLRFLLGLSLETNQIVLRGLLEQKKRSLTTQIKTGLLRMTGSSSHTNEGTVSQINEGTVSYIKEKIEGDLSPERSINLFHCLNELNDCSLVKEIQQYLTSGSLSGESLSPAQWSALAFILLTSEEELDVFDLKKYSASEEGLLRLLPVVKASKTSLLLGCDLSERSCESLVSVLSSKSSSLKEEIL, from the exons atgctctgcctgatggagatgaaccagaaGGGACTGGTCGACAAACTATTGAGCG gatctgctgctgtcgagtgccaacataaaattAAGTCCaatttgaagaagaagttcaggtgtgtgtttgagggaatcgctaaagcaggaaAGCGAATAGATCTGAAcgacttctacacagagatcttcatcacagagggaggcagtggagaggtcaacaaggaacatgaggtcagactgattgaaacagcttccaggaaaccagtcaaggaagaaacaccaatcagatgtgaggacatctttaaacccttacctggacacgTTCGACCAATCAGGAcgataatgacaactggagtggccggcattggtaaaaccgtcttaacacacaagttcactctgggcTGGGCTGAAAGCAAAACCAAccaggacatacacttcacatttctcctcactttcagagagctgaatttactgaaagggaaagagtttagcttggtggaacttcttcatcacctcTTTATtcagaccaaagaagcaggaatctgcagattcgaccggttccaagttgtcttcatcttggatggtctggatgagtgtcgacttcctctggacttccagaacaacccaaTCTGGACTGATGTTACAAAGTCAAactcggtggacgtgctgctgaccaacctcatcaggggcgacctgcttccctctgctcgcatttggataaccacacgccctgcggcagccaatcagatccctgctgagtgtgttgacatggtgacagaggtgagggggttcacgGACCAACaaaaggaggagtacttcaggaagagattcaaagAGGAGACGatggccagcacaatcatctcccac ctggagaaaggcaacctgatcttttACGAGGAAGAtatggcagagtgtgacatcaatatcagagcagcctcagtgtactcaggagtgttcacccagatctttaaagaggagtatgggctgtaccaggacaaggttttctgctttgtccatctgagcatccaggagtttctggctgccctttatgtctttctgtccttcatcgatactggtgtcaatctgctctcagaagaaccaccaacATCGAGGAAAGATAAACTCCtcttctaccagagtgctgtggacaaggccttacagagtgagaacggacacctggacttgttcctccgcttcctcctgggcctctctctggagaccaatcagattgtcctacgaggtctgctggaaCAGAAAAAAAGATCACTGACCACTCAGATTAAAACAGGTCTGCTGCGAATGACAGGAAGTAGCTCACACACCAATGAGGGAACAGTGTCACAGATCAATGAgggaacagtgtcttacatcaaggagaagatagaaGGAGATctatctccagagagaagcatcaatctgttccactgtctgaatgagctgaacgactgttctctagtgaaggagatccaacagtacctgacatcaggaagtctctccggagaatctctctctcctgctcagtggtcagctctggccttcatcctactgacatcagaagaggagctggacgtgtttgacctgaaaaAATACTCTGCATCAGAAGaaggtcttctgaggctgctgccagtggtcaaagcctccaaaacatctct GCTGCTGggctgtgatctgtcagagagatccTGTGAATCTCTGgtctcagttctcagctccaaatcctctagtctgaaaga agagatccTGTGA